The Argonema galeatum A003/A1 genome has a segment encoding these proteins:
- a CDS encoding gamma-glutamylcyclotransferase family protein has product MLKVFVYGTLKPGESNYQRYCGGKVVEEKVAIAYGNLFHLPVFGYPAMTPGDTPVQGYLLTFADADVLQEIDKLEDYYPHRLPAQNLYNRQQIEVFDRDGSGVGLAWVYLMTAQQVEKLGGILLPFGSWTGSKGV; this is encoded by the coding sequence ATGTTAAAAGTTTTTGTATACGGCACGCTGAAACCGGGAGAATCGAACTATCAGCGATACTGTGGTGGTAAAGTGGTAGAGGAGAAAGTAGCGATCGCTTACGGTAACCTTTTTCACTTACCTGTATTCGGCTACCCCGCTATGACCCCAGGTGATACGCCAGTGCAAGGTTATTTACTTACTTTTGCCGATGCTGATGTTCTACAGGAGATTGACAAACTGGAAGATTACTACCCCCACCGACTACCAGCCCAAAATCTATATAATAGGCAACAAATTGAAGTTTTCGATCGAGACGGAAGTGGAGTCGGCTTAGCTTGGGTTTACTTAATGACAGCCCAGCAAGTTGAAAAGTTGGGAGGTATTTTGCTACCTTTTGGATCGTGGACTGGCTCGAAAGGGGTTTGA
- a CDS encoding anti-sigma factor family protein, with the protein MTPDIESRNNSEPNFLGNSPAGNMGAIDTQKRDRFELLSAFLDGEVSAQERRQVEEWLAGDPQVQCLYARLLKLRKGVRTMPVPASEQPVEATVNQVFSRMSRSRQKQMLMWGGTALAAVFIGAVSGLFGGSDSFSPQLAQSPTPAVTSEPLMLALNEAVVEIPKAPIAAPQNTLKYTGSYYQPGK; encoded by the coding sequence ATGACTCCTGACATTGAATCCCGTAATAATTCAGAACCGAATTTCCTGGGGAATTCGCCAGCGGGGAATATGGGTGCTATCGATACTCAAAAGCGCGATCGCTTTGAATTGCTCAGTGCCTTCCTAGATGGGGAGGTGAGCGCCCAAGAACGCAGACAAGTAGAAGAATGGCTGGCTGGCGACCCCCAGGTGCAGTGTTTGTATGCCAGACTCCTGAAGCTACGCAAAGGGGTACGGACGATGCCTGTACCAGCATCCGAACAACCTGTGGAAGCAACCGTAAATCAAGTGTTCTCGCGCATGAGCCGCAGTCGGCAAAAGCAGATGCTAATGTGGGGTGGAACTGCTCTAGCAGCTGTCTTCATCGGTGCTGTGTCAGGCTTGTTTGGCGGTAGCGATTCCTTCTCCCCTCAGTTAGCGCAATCTCCTACACCGGCTGTAACCTCCGAACCCTTAATGCTGGCTTTGAACGAAGCTGTGGTAGAAATTCCCAAAGCACCGATCGCAGCACCGCAAAATACACTTAAATACACTGGTTCATATTATCAACCCGGCAAATAA
- a CDS encoding sigma-70 family RNA polymerase sigma factor, producing the protein MSQSISVSWSSGEVSFPQAIVEPVEKLSNYDLVLRCQTEHRPDRLAFAELLRRYQSHVDKILYHLAPDWQDRADLAQEVWIRVYRNIKRVNEPVKFRGWLTRIATNLFYDELRKRKRVAQPLSLDAPRMMDDGEMDWEIAADEPGPVEDLSTREFYEQLHIAIADLPEVFRTTIVLREIEGMAYEEIAEITNVSLGTVKSRIARARQRLQSQLQNYLDS; encoded by the coding sequence ATGAGTCAATCAATTTCTGTATCCTGGTCTAGCGGTGAGGTAAGCTTTCCTCAAGCAATAGTGGAGCCAGTTGAAAAACTATCTAACTATGACTTAGTTTTGCGCTGTCAAACCGAGCATCGGCCCGATCGCTTGGCATTCGCCGAACTGCTGCGTCGGTATCAGTCCCACGTGGACAAGATTTTGTACCACTTAGCACCAGATTGGCAAGATCGAGCAGATTTAGCCCAAGAAGTCTGGATTCGGGTTTACCGCAATATTAAGCGGGTGAACGAACCTGTGAAGTTTCGGGGTTGGCTGACACGGATAGCCACAAATCTTTTCTATGATGAGTTACGGAAACGCAAGCGAGTAGCTCAACCCCTGTCGTTAGATGCACCCAGAATGATGGATGATGGCGAGATGGATTGGGAAATTGCGGCGGACGAACCGGGGCCAGTAGAAGATTTGAGTACCCGCGAGTTTTACGAGCAACTGCATATTGCGATCGCCGATCTGCCAGAGGTTTTTAGGACTACGATCGTCCTAAGAGAAATCGAAGGCATGGCATACGAAGAAATTGCCGAGATCACCAACGTTTCTCTGGGAACCGTGAAGTCGCGCATCGCCAGAGCCCGTCAACGACTCCAGTCTCAGCTACAAAATTATTTGGATAGTTAG